In Rhodococcus pseudokoreensis, the DNA window CTCGTGAAAATCGTGTATCTCGTCCTAGCACATCACAACGCGCCGCATTTCAAACGAAACACTGCGGCACTTGGCGAGGGCGGCTCACCGATTTTCGCTCACGTCGACGCGAAGGCTGACGAATCACTCTTCCGCGTCGATGGAATCAATTTCACCGCTAAGCGCGAGAACGTACGCTGGGGTGGTTGGAGTCTGGTCCAGGCGACACTCAACCTGATGCACGCGGCGTCCTCTGTCGTTGAACCAGACGACTACGTCATACTTCTCAGCGGCGACAGCTACCCACTTCAGAGCCAGGCTTCGATAAGCAAGTTCCTGCCGGACGCTCGGAACGGCATCCAGTACATCAACTCCCTCCCTTTCCCATCTCCCGTCGCGGAGAAACCGTTGACGAGACTTTCTCGCCTCTACGTGGAGTACGACCCTCGGTCAGAACGCCGAAACGTGATCCCGCGCGCAATTAACAAAATGAAGATCCCTCGTCCGTATAAGAGAGCAGTCGATGGCCGGAGTCTCTTCTGCGGGTCTCAATGGTGGGCGCTAACGGGGGCCGCGTTTCAGTGGCTAATGGCCGAACAGGTGGCAGCTGAAAAGCTCACCCGGTTCTGCAGGCACATGTTCGTACCCGACGAGTTCTACTTCCACACGCTCTTGGGACAGTGCCCCGAGATGCGGGAAGTCCGCCGCAATCTCATCTTCGCTGATTGGTATCGACCAACCGGTCCCCGCCCAAGCATTATCGACTCTCAGCACGTGGACCAATTATCTCTACCAGGCGCCCTACTGATGGAAAACCGAGGGTATCTAGCTGGCCCAGCGCTCTTTGCGAGAAAGTTTCCCGCCGACAGTGAGCATCTCATCAGTAGAATCCGTGAGGAAGTGTGGCCAAATGCAATACCAGCCACGGGCGCAGAATTCACTGGGGTTATCCAAGATTAGCGGTTGCCAACCCGGCGGTCAGTGGGTGTTACAACATTCCAGCTTGTACTCGCGGCTGTTCCGAACCCCATTCTTGGGCGCCCACCTCAAAATAGTTTCAACGCATTGGGGATGAATCACCCCAACCACGAATCGCCGGGTCATTGCCGAAATCATCGATTTTTCGGTCAGATATGAAATCTGAAATCTATGTGATGATCGACCGACACGCCGGCCCGGCTCCCCGTCGCGTCAGCATCCGGGATGCCATGCCCGCCGACGAGCGTCCAAGGAGCGGAAGCTGGCGGGTCAATTTTCGCGGGCACCTCCCGCCACCGAGCTTCAGCCCGAATTCGAAGCGCCGAAGCGGGGCGACTGCCCAATGCGAATAGCCAACGAAACTGCAGGTGGACCACATATATAAGTGGCACGATTGACGCCGTGACCATTGGGCAGCTCGACAATGCACCCCATCGCAGTCGTTGGCGCCGCCTGCGTGCGGCGTGGCGGAGGAAGCTCGATCCGAGTGAGCAGTCGGCGGTCGTATCGTGGGCAGCGTTCACGGCGACGTTTGCCGGGGTGCGGGCGTTGACCCACTGGATCAGGCGCGGACACGGGCCGGCGGGTGGTGGGATGAGTCTCCACGGCCGCCATTTCCACCATTACAACCTGGGGATCGCCGCGCTGGCCGCGGTCGGGACCGTGGCGGTTCGGGGGTCGGAGAAGCAGCGCCGCCATCCGACGGTCCCGATCTCGTACGGCGTCGGCACCGCGCTCATCGTCGACGAATTGGCTCTGCTGCTGGACCTCGAAGACGTCTACTGGGCGAAAGAGGGGCGGACGAGCGTCGACGCCGCCGTGGTCATCATCGGCCTCGGCGGGCTGATGACTGCGGGATTCGAGTTCTGGCCCGCCGCCCAGCGGGCGCTCACGGAGCCGTCGTAGGCGGCCGCACGCAGGACAACCGGGCGGTCCCCCACGGCTCGATGTCGTAGACGGGGATACAGTCCAGACCGCGGGCGCGCACCCGCTGCACGACCGCCTCATCCGCCGACGGGCACGTGCCCTCGGCAACGGCCTCGGTGACGATCGCGCACACCACGTCGCCACGGAAGTCGCGGACGGGTTTGAGCCCCTGCTCCACCGTCCAGTGCCGCACGGCGGCCCAGTGCGTCACCTCGGTGACGGTGGACGGGTTGCCGATGAACAAGACGCTCCGCGTCGCGTTCCGTCCTCCCGACGCGGGCGATGGGTGTACCTGAATCTCCGCCTCGGTGCACCACTCGGATGCCAATTCGGCCAGGGTCGTGCTCGCAATCGTCGACATCTTCCTCATCCTGTTGCCGGCCCCCGGATGCACATCATCCTGTCGCGGATCGGACCCCTCGGCTGTCCCCCGATCGGGCCGAGAATCGGATGATTCTGTTGTCCCCTGATCGGCCGACGGTGACGTCACAGCGCCTGGGGCTGCGGGGTGGATCGAGACGTCGTATCATCCAAAGTTGATTCACGTCGCTCGGTGGAACCGATTGAGCGACACTGACATAACAGACAAACCGGGCATCTCCGATCGAGGGATGTCGCGGTCGGCCGAATGTCATCCAGAAGTGCACACACGACAACAGAACACTTTGCTTCCATTTACTTACTTTTGAAAACTATGAAAGCCCGAGAGGTGAAATTCCTTGGTCTCGCAGACGCAGGAACCTGCCGTCCCGAACGATGAACGCGCCACGACGCTCGACGAACTCGGCCCGCACTACAAGTGGATTGCGTTGTCGAACACCACCCTCGGCATGCTGGTGGCCACGATCAACTCGTCGATCGTGCTGATCGCGCTCCCCGACATCTTCAAGGGCATTCACCTCAACCCGCTCGAGCCCGGCAACACGAGCTACTTGCTGTGGATGATGATGGGCTTCCTCGTGGTGACGGCCGTGCTCGTGGTCAGCTTCGGACGCCTCGGCGACATGTTCGGCCGCGCCCGGATGTACAACATGGGGTTCGCCGTCTTCACGATCGCCTCGATCTTCCTGGCCGTGACGTGGTTCGACGGCTCCGAGGCCGCACTGTGGCTCATCGGGTGGCGCGTCGTCCAGGGTGTGGGTGGGGCCTTCCTGATGGCGAACTCGTCGGCGATCCTCACCGACGCCTTCCCCGCCGATCAGCGTGGCCTCGCGCTCGGCATCAACGGCGTCGCCGCGATCTCCGGATCGTTCCTCGGACTGCTCATCGGCGGCATTCTCGCGCCGATCCACTGGAATCTGATCTTCCTCGTCTCCGTCCCGTTCGGCCTGGTCGGCACGATCTGGGCGTACCTGAAACTCCGCGACACCGGCGTCCGCCGACACGCCGACATCGACTGGTGGGGGAACATCTCGTTCGCCGTCGGACTGATCGCCGTCCTGGTCGGCATCACCTACGGCATCCAGCCGTACGGTTCCTCGTCGATGGGCTGGACCAGCCCGCTGGTGCTCTGGTGCCTCATCGGCGGCGGCGCCGTGCTCGCGGCGTTCTGCGTCATCGAGACCAGGGTCGCGAATCCCCTGTTCAACCTGCACCTGTTCCAGATCAAGTCGTTCACCTGGGGCAACATCGCCAATCTGGTCGCGTCGCTCGGCCGCGGCGGACTGCAGTTCATCCTGATCATCTGGCTGCAGGGCATCTGGCTGCCGCAGCACGGCTACGACTACAGCCGCACCCCGCTGTGGGCGGGCATCTACATGCTGCCGATGACCATCGGATTCCTGATGTCGGCGCCGGTGTCCGGAGTCATCTCCGACAGGTTCGGCACCAAGTGGTTCACCAGCGTCGGCATGTTCGTCACTGCGGGAACCTTCGCATTGCTGATCGCCCTGCCCGTCGATTTCGAGTACTGGGCCTTCGCCGCGATTCTGCTGATCAACGGCATCGGAATGGGCATGTTCTCCGCGCCGAACCGGGCAGAGGTGATGAACAGCCTTCCCGCCGACGCACGCGGTGTCGGTGCGGGCATGATGACGACCTTCCAGAACGCGGCGATGGTGCTGTCGATCGGATTCTTCTTCAGTCTGATGATCGCCGGCCTCAGCTCCAACCTTCCGGCGGCGATGAGCGACGGCCTGATGGCGAACGGGGTGCCCGCGGCGCAGGCCACCCAGATCGCGAACCTGCCCGCCGTTGCCGTCCTGTTCGCCGCGTTCCTCGGCGTCAACCCGATCCAGGAACTGCTCGGACCGAACCTGTCCGCACTCAGCGAGCAGCAGCAGGCCCACCTGACCGGCCTGGACTTCTTCCCTCAGCTGATCTCGGGGCCGTTCGCCGACGGTCTGGCGATGGCATTCGCGTTCGCGATCGTCGCGTGCGTGATCGGCGGAATCGCCTCACTGCTCACCGGCCCGCAGAAGGAGGCCACCGCCGACGAGCCGCACGAGTCGGTCGGCGCAGAACTCGCCGGAATCGCCGGCGAGGCCGGCATCGGCCCGAGCGAACTCGTCCACGACAGGCAGTAACTCGTGGGCAGCGGCGCACAGCCGCCGATCCCGTTACGCTGAATTGCATGCCTTCCGACCGCGCGCTCAAGTTCATGAATGCCGCACATCGCGTCCTCCTGCGCGTCACGGGCGGGCGGGTCGGGCGGAGTTTCGGCAAGATGCCGGCGGTGGAGTTGACGACCGTCGGCCGCAAGTCCGGGAAGGTGCACACCGTCATGCTCACCGTGCCGGTGACGGAGGGCGACACCCACGTCGTCGTGGCGTCACGCGGCGGCGACGACCGCCACCCCGCATGGTTCCTGAACCTGCAGGCCAATCCGGTGGTCCAACTGTCGGTCCAGGGGCAGCCCGCGCAGTCCATGCGCGCCCGCGTGGCAAACCCCGAGGAGCGGGCCCGGTTGTGGCCTCAGGTGACCGCCGCCTACAAGGGATACGCCGGATATCAGAAGCGCACGGACCGCGAGATCCCCCTGGTTCTGCTCGAACCCACAGCCTGACACCGGTCACCGCCGGCAGAACACGGTTCGGTTGCAGTCCGGCGCTGTGAGCCGGATCCGCCCTTAACCTCGACCTCACCCTTATAGATTTGCGCATTCCGGGCAGGCGAGGTTTGGGGAACGACGTGAACACTGACGATGCTGCGCTGCACAAATCCCGGCTGCACTCGTCCCGCACCCGGCACCTGCCGCGGCGCGGGTGGATCACCGCGGCCCTGACGCTGCTCGTCCTCATGCTTGCGCCGGCACCGTCGGCGACGGCCGAAGCCATCGTGCAACCGGTGGCCGCCGACCCGAGCGTCGTCCGCGCCTCCGACGGCATGTTCTACATGTACACGACCGCCGACGACTGGGGCGACGGCCAGGGCATGCACAACATGTCGATCTTCAAATCCGCCGACCTCATGGACTGGATGTACCTCGGCGACGTCTTCCCCGACCGGCCCGCGTGGCATCCGGACGGCAAGTTGGCGTGGGCACCGAACGTCCTCGAAACCGACGGCCACTACAGCCTCTACTACTCGCTCTACGACGACGCGAATCCGTGCATCGGTCTCGCCACCGCGGATCGGCCCACCGGACCGTGGAACGACCTCGGCCGGCCTGTCTTCTGCGCCCACGACGTCGGGGTCGGCGGCACCATCGACCCGTTCGTGTGGGACGACGGAACGACGAAGACGATGTTCGTCGGCAACTTCCAGGGCGTCCACGCCATCCCGCTCAGCGCGGACGGCACCGCGGCGGCCGGCGAACCCGTGCGCGTCGCCGACGAACGCTTCGAAGGCCCCTACGTCGAATTCCACGACGGCTACTACTACCTGTTCCTCTCGGCCGGCAACTGCTGCAACGGCGCCGACACCGCCTACCGCGTCCTCGTCGGCCGGTCCGAATCGCTCACCGGACCGTACCTCGACCGGAAAGGGCAGGACCTCAACGACGGTGGCGGCGCCCTCATCCTCGCCGGCAGCGAACCGTGGGCCGGACCGGGCCACAACACGGTGGTCTCCGACGACGCGGGCGCGGATTGGATCGTGTACCACGCCATTCCGCGCGACAACCGCGATCTGCCCAGCGGGGCCCGGCGCCGCGAAGGGATGATCGACCGGATCGTCTGGGCGAACGGCTGGCCCGAGGTCGGCGACGGTTCACCCGCATCGACCGGGCCGGCAAACCCCGACACGGATCTGCCGGTGCGGGTCACGCTGCGCGCCGACTCCGACACGACGCTGCCCGGGGACGGCGGGACCGTCGACGCCACCATGCTCGTCGAGGCACCCGACGATCGCCCGTACACCGGCCAGGTGTGGGTAAGCGCCGTGTCGCCCGACAACCGGACGAGTGATCCGTTCTTCGGGCCGATCGACGTCGACCTGCAACCCGGCGAGGTCCTCGAGGAGGCCATCACCTACACGGTCCCGGGTGATGCGGTCGCGGGCACCTACTACGCCTACGCCTTCGCGGGCAGCTACCCCGACGAGACCGTCGAATTCGGCACGATCCACGCCGTCAAGACCGGCGACGAGGCGAGGATCAGCCCGGTCCGCTCGGTGTCGCTGCACCTCGGCAAGCTCGCGCGCTGACGGCCAGCTGTTCCGCTTCGGCCGATCTCGACAACCGATTCGGTTCCCAAAACTGACATACACAACGAAATCGGTAACAAATTTCGTCGCTGGCTATTGAAATAGTGGCGCCGCCGCGTCAGGATGGGTCACGGTGACGTGCCTCACACGTCACCTTCGGTCAGTCCATCGACAAAGGTGCTACATGCTGCAGACAGTGTTCGAGAAGCAACCACCGAACGCCACGGTCGTCGACCATGCGCTCCGGCGCACCCGGTTGGCACCGTTCTGGATCGAGGACGTCGCCGACACCCCCACCTACCCGGCCGCCACGGCCGACGCCGCATACGACCTGGTGGTCGTCGGCGGCGGATACACCGGACTCTGGAGTGCGCTCCTCGCCAAGCAACGCCACCCCGAACTGTCCGTCGCCCTCGTGGAGGGCGAGACCATCGGGTGGGCCGCATCCGGCCGCAACGGCGGATTCGTCGAGGCCAGCCTGACCCACGGCAGCGAGAACGGCCGCCGGCGCTGGCCGGAGGAGATCGACACCCTCGAATCGCTCGGGCTCGAGAACCTCGACGCCATCGAGAAGACGGTCCACACCCTCGGCCTGGACTGCGATTTCGAACGGAACGGCGCCATCTCGGTCGCCATCGCCGACTACCAGGCCGAGGAAGCGCTCGGCACCCCGCCGAGCGCCACGACCACGGTGCTGGACGGGCCCGCGATGCGCGCGCAGGTGAACTCGCCGACGTACCTGGCCGGGGTGTGGGACAAGACGTCCACCGCGCTGGTGCATCCGGCCAAGCTCGCCACCGAACTCGGCCGGGTCTGCGCGGAGCACGGCGTCGAAATCCACGAGCACACCAAGGTTCTCGATCTCGTCCGATCCCGCTCGTCGTCCCGGGTCGGCGTCCGGACGGCCCGCGCGACCCTGTCGGCGGACCGAGTGATCCTGGCAACCAACGCCTTTCCGTCCCTGCTGAAGCGGTACCGGCTGCACACGGTTCCGGTGTACGACTACGTCCTGATGACCGAGCCGCTGTCCGACGCCCAGCTCGCGGACGTGGGATGGTCTGCCCGGCAGGGCATCGCCGACATGTCCAACCAGTTCCACTACTACCGGCTCACCCGGGACAACAGGATCCTCTGGGGCGGCTACGACGCCATCTACCACTTCGGGCGCGGCCTGAACCACGACCTCGAAGACCGACCCGAGTCCCATGCGACGCTCGCGCGGCACTTCTTCACCACGTTTCCCCAGCTCGAGGGTCTCGAGTTCACGCACCGGTGGGGCGGCGTCATCGACACGTCGACGCGCTTCTGCTCGTTCTTCGGGTCCGCCGCGAAGGGCCGCATCGCCTACGCCGCCGGCTTCACCGGTCTCGGCGTCGGCGCCTCACGGTTCGCGGCGAACGTCATGCTCGACAAGGTCGCCGGCGAGAAGACGGCCCTGACCGAGTTGGCCCTGGTGAAGGACATGCCGCTCCCCTTCCCGCCGGAGCCGCTGGCGGCAGCGGGCATCAACGCCACCCGCTGGTCGCTCGATCGCGCCGACCACAACGAAGGCCGACGGAACGTCTTCCTCAAGGCCCTCGACGCCGTCGGCCTGGGATTCGATTCGTGACCGCCGTCCACACCGACGAGTCCTGGCTTTCCGGACCCCACACCGCGGCTCGGACCGCCGATCTCACCTATCACCGCCTGCCCGCCGACCAGGTCGTCGGCGAGGGAGCGCCGCTGGTCGGCGAACGAGTGCTCGGCGACTTCGCCGGCGTCACCGTCGGCATGTGGGAGATCGAGCCCAGCGTCTCGTGCGACGTCGAGATCGACGAGGTGTTCGTGGTGCTCAGCGGCGACGCGACCGTGCAGTTCGAGGACGGCACCCCGGATCTCGACCTCGGTCCCGGCAGTGTCGTTCGCGTGCGGGCCGGTCAGAAGACCCGGTGGATCGTGCGCGACACCCTGCGGAAGGTATTCCTCGCCGCGCCGACCCCCTAGCCCCGAAAACCGCTGCACCCCTTAATCACACCTGCCCGGGCACTCAGACCCACAGCCACACCTCGAGGGAGTATGAATTGAGCATTGCCGAACCTCCACCCTTGAAGACCCAGACCCCCGATCCGCTCGGCCCCGCGAAGGGGCTCAACAGCGGCGCACTGGGATTGATCGGCAACACGGTGATCGGGCTGTCCTCCGTCGCACCGGCCTACAGCCTCGCCGCGACGCTGGGATACGTCGTACTGGCGGTCGGCGAGAAGGCACCGTCGATGTTCCTCGTCGCCTTCATTCCGATGCTGCTCACGGCGTTCGCCTACCGCGAGCTGAATCGGGACACCCCGGACTGCGGGACCTCGTTCACCTGGGGCACCAAGGCGTTCGGTCCGTGGGTCGGCTGGATGGCGGGGTGGGGGCTCGCCGTATCCGCGATCATCGTCCTCGCCAACACCGCGGAGATCGCCGCGATCTACCTGTTCGAGGTGCTCGGGTTGCACGCGGCGGCCGAATCGCTGGCCGCGAAGGTGCTGCTGGGATGCTTCTTCATCGCGGCCATGACGTACGTCAGTTTCCGCGGCATCCTCATCAGCGAACGGCTGCAGAACGTCCTCATCGCCGTGCAGTTCGCCGTCCTCATCGGTGTCAGCGTCCTCGCGTTGGCGAAGGTGTTCGGCGGCACCGCCGGCCCGCAGGCGGTCACCCCGCAACTCGACTGGATCATCCCGACCGGCGTCTCGATGTCGAGTGCCGCGCAGGCGATCATCCTGTGCATCTTCATCTACTGGGGGTGGGACGCCTGCCTCGCCGTGGGTGAGGAGACGAAGGATTCCGAGCGGACGCCGGGCCGCGCCGCGGTGTTGACGACGGTCATCCTCGTGGCCACGTACGTGCTGGTCGGATACGCGGTCCAGTCGTTCGCCGGGTTCGGCGACACCGGGATCGGACTGAACAACCCCGAGAACGTCGACGACGTGCTGACCACCCTGGGCGGGCCGGTCGCGGGGCCGGTGGCCGCGTCGTTGCTGCTGCTGACGGTGTCGATCTCCGCGCTCTCCTCCACCCAGACCACCATCCTGCCGACGGCGCGCGGAACGCTGTCGATGGCGGTCTACGAGGCGCTGCCGAAACGGTTCGCGTCCGTGCACCCCCGATACATGACACCCGGCTTCGGAACCCTCGTCATGGGGGCGGCGGCGCTGCTGTTCTACCTGGTGCTGTCGTTCGCCAGTTCCAACGCGTTGCAGGATTCGGTGGCCTCGCTCGGGCTCGCGGTGGCCTTCTATTACGGGATCACCGCCTACGCCTGCGTCTGGTACTTCCGGCGGACCCTGTTCGACTCGACCCGGAATCTGTTCATGCGCGGCATCTTCCCGCTGCTCGGTGCCCTCTGCATGACGTGGGCCTTCATTCAGAGTGCCGTCGACATGCTGCGTCCCGACTACGGATTCACCGCGTTCGGCCCGTTCGGTGGTGTGTTCGTTCTCGGCGTCGGCATGCTGGTCGTCGGAATCCCCCTGATGTTGGTGTGTTTCGCCACCGGGTCCAAGAACTTCTTCCGCGGACGCACCCTCACCGCCGACACGGAAGTGAAGGTGCCCGAGCAATGAGCGCCGAAGCCACCGGGAAGAGGCGATAGTTTCCACAATGTCCGAGCCGATTGTCTTCGACACAGTGAGCAAGGGAGGATTCGACCATGTCTGAGCAGCCCGCGTCTCTCGATCCCGTGTCCAAGCAGATCATCGAGCAACTTCAAGAGGATGGACGACGGTCGTACGCGGCCATCGGCAAGGTCGTCGGATTGTCGGAAGCGGCTGTACGCCAACGCGTGCAGAAGCTGATCGACACCGGCGTCACCCAGATCGTCGCGGTCACCGACCCCGTGCAAGTGGGATTCTCCCGCCAGGCCATGGTCGGGATCCGCTGCTCGGGTGACGTCACCGAGATCGCCGCCCGGCTCGCCGACGTCGACGCCATCGACTACGTCGTGCTGACGGCAGGCGCCTACGACATTCTGGCCGAGATCGTGTGCGAGAACGACGACCACCTCCTGACCGTGCTCAACAAAGAGATTCGCACCATTCCCGGCGTGCTCGGCACCGAGACGATGGTGTACCTGAAACTTGTCAAGCAGCAATATGATTGGGGAACCCGATGACTACGGAAACCACCTCCTCGCGCACTACAGCGGACCTCGAAGCGTCCGCCCGCCGCCACCTGTGGGGGCATTTCTCCCGGCACGGAGAGAACATCACCCCGCCGATCATCACCCGCGGCGACGGCGCCCGGATCTACGACTCCACCGGGAAGAGTTACCTCGACGGGCTGTCCGGGCTGTTCGTCGTCCAGGCCGGGCACGGCCGCCAAGAGCTCGCCGAGGCCGCCGCCAAACAGGCCGAACAACTCGCGTTCTTCCCGCTCTGGTCCTACGCCACCGAACCGGCCATCGAACTCGCCGAACGCCTCGCCGGCTACGCCCCCGGCGATCTGAACCGGGTGTTCTTCACCACCGGCGGCGGCGAGGCCGTCGAAAGCGCCTGGAAACTGGCCAAACAGTACTTCAAACGGGTCGGCAAACCCGGCAAACACAAGGTCATCTCCCGCTCCATCGCCTACCACGGCACCCCCCAGGGCGCGCTGGCGATCACCGGCATCCCCGCCCTCAAGGCCCCGTTCGAACCCTTGACCCCCGGCGCGTTCCGGGTCCCGAACACCAACATCTACCGCGCCCCCGACCCCCTCGGCGCCGACCCGAAGGCATTCGGGATCTGGGCCGCCGACCGGATCGCCGAGGCCATCGAATTCGAGGGACCCGACACCGTCGCCGCCGTCTTCCTCGAACCGGTGCAGAACGCCGGCGGCTGCTTCCCACCGCCGCCCGGCTACTTCGAACGGGTCCGGCAGATCTGCGACGACTACGACGTGCTGCTCGTCTCGGACGAGGTGATCTGCGCGTTCGGGCGGATCGGGTCGATGTTCGCGTGCGAGGACTTCGGGTACGTCCCCGACATCATCACCTGCGCCAAGGGCCTGACGTCGGGGTACTCCCCGATCGGGGCGATGATCGCCTCCGACCGGTTGTTCGAACCGTTCGCGGACGGGACGTCGATGTTCGCGCACGGCTACACCTTCGGCGGCCACCCCGTCTCCGCCGCGGTCGCATTGGCGAACCTGGACATCTTCGAACGCGAAGGCCTCAACGCGCACGTCGCCGAGCAGGCGCCGGCGTTCCGGGCCACCCTCGACAAACTCACCGATCTGCCGATGGTCGGAGACGTACGCGGGGAGGGCTTCTTCTACGGCATCGAACTGGTCAAGGACAAGACCACCAAGGAGTCCTTCAGCGATGACGAGGCCGAGCGGATCCTGCACGGGTTCCTCTCCACCGCCCTGTTCGACGCCGGCCTGTACTGCCGCGCCGACGACCGCGGCGACCCGGTCATCCAACTCGCACCCCCACTGATCTGCGGGCAAACCGAATTCGACGAAATCGAAAACATCCTGCGCAGCGTCCTCACCGAAGCGTGGACGCTGCTGTGAACCACCAGGACCTTCCCGGGCTGTACGTCGGCGGCCGCTACCGGGACGGCGCGGCGGACGATCGGTACGAGGTGCTCGATCCGGCCACCGGTGAGGTGGTTTCGTCCCGCACCGAGGCCTCGGTCGGCGACGTCGACGACGCGGTCGCCACCGCGAAAGCCGCCTACGCGCAGTGGTCGACGACCAGCCCTGGTGAGCGTTCCGCCGTCCTCACCCGGTGGGCCGCCGAACTCACCGAGATGTCCGACGACCTCGCGTCCACCGAAACCCGGCAGACCGGCAAGCCGATCAAGTTGTCGACCGAGTTCGACGTCCCCGGCTCGATCGACAACGTGTCGTTCTTCGCCGGCGCGGCCCGGAATCTGGAGGGGAAGGCGTCGGGTGAGTACTCGCCCGACCACACGTCCAGCATCCGCCGGGAGCCCGTCGGGGTGATCGGGTCGATCTCGCCGTGGAACTATCCGCTGCAGATGGCGGCGTGGAAGATCCTGCCCGCCGTCGCCGCCGGCAACACCATCGTGCTCAAGCCCGCGGAGATCACTCCCCTGACGTCGCTGCTGTTCGCCGAGGCGGCGACCCGCGCCGGGATGCCGGACGGCGTCGTCAACGTGATCACCGGCCGCGGCGCGACCACCGGGGCGGCGCTGGTGTCGCACCGGGACGTGAGCATGGTCAGCTTCACCGGATCGACTCCCGTGGGACGGCAGATCGCGGCCGCCGCGGCCGGCAAACGACTGCACCTGGAACTGGGCGGCAAGGCCCCGTTCGTGGTGTTCGACGACGCCGACCTCGACGCAGCGATCAACGGCGCCGTCGCCGGTGCCCTCATCAACTCGGGCCAGGACTGCACCGCGGCCACCCGCGCTTACGTGCAGCGTCCGCTGTTCGACGACTTCGTCGCCGGCGTCGCCGCGCTCATGGACACCGTCCGCCTCGGCGACCCGTCCGATCCCGGCACCGACATGGGTCCGTTGGTGTCGCGGCGACAGCAGCAGCACGTCGCCGGGTTCGTCGACCGCGCCCGCGACACCGGGGCGAAGATCGTCCGCGGCGGTGCCGTCCCCGGCGGCGACCTCGCGTCCGGCTTCTACTACG includes these proteins:
- a CDS encoding MFS transporter, which codes for MVSQTQEPAVPNDERATTLDELGPHYKWIALSNTTLGMLVATINSSIVLIALPDIFKGIHLNPLEPGNTSYLLWMMMGFLVVTAVLVVSFGRLGDMFGRARMYNMGFAVFTIASIFLAVTWFDGSEAALWLIGWRVVQGVGGAFLMANSSAILTDAFPADQRGLALGINGVAAISGSFLGLLIGGILAPIHWNLIFLVSVPFGLVGTIWAYLKLRDTGVRRHADIDWWGNISFAVGLIAVLVGITYGIQPYGSSSMGWTSPLVLWCLIGGGAVLAAFCVIETRVANPLFNLHLFQIKSFTWGNIANLVASLGRGGLQFILIIWLQGIWLPQHGYDYSRTPLWAGIYMLPMTIGFLMSAPVSGVISDRFGTKWFTSVGMFVTAGTFALLIALPVDFEYWAFAAILLINGIGMGMFSAPNRAEVMNSLPADARGVGAGMMTTFQNAAMVLSIGFFFSLMIAGLSSNLPAAMSDGLMANGVPAAQATQIANLPAVAVLFAAFLGVNPIQELLGPNLSALSEQQQAHLTGLDFFPQLISGPFADGLAMAFAFAIVACVIGGIASLLTGPQKEATADEPHESVGAELAGIAGEAGIGPSELVHDRQ
- a CDS encoding nitroreductase/quinone reductase family protein yields the protein MPSDRALKFMNAAHRVLLRVTGGRVGRSFGKMPAVELTTVGRKSGKVHTVMLTVPVTEGDTHVVVASRGGDDRHPAWFLNLQANPVVQLSVQGQPAQSMRARVANPEERARLWPQVTAAYKGYAGYQKRTDREIPLVLLEPTA
- a CDS encoding NAD(P)/FAD-dependent oxidoreductase, whose amino-acid sequence is MLQTVFEKQPPNATVVDHALRRTRLAPFWIEDVADTPTYPAATADAAYDLVVVGGGYTGLWSALLAKQRHPELSVALVEGETIGWAASGRNGGFVEASLTHGSENGRRRWPEEIDTLESLGLENLDAIEKTVHTLGLDCDFERNGAISVAIADYQAEEALGTPPSATTTVLDGPAMRAQVNSPTYLAGVWDKTSTALVHPAKLATELGRVCAEHGVEIHEHTKVLDLVRSRSSSRVGVRTARATLSADRVILATNAFPSLLKRYRLHTVPVYDYVLMTEPLSDAQLADVGWSARQGIADMSNQFHYYRLTRDNRILWGGYDAIYHFGRGLNHDLEDRPESHATLARHFFTTFPQLEGLEFTHRWGGVIDTSTRFCSFFGSAAKGRIAYAAGFTGLGVGASRFAANVMLDKVAGEKTALTELALVKDMPLPFPPEPLAAAGINATRWSLDRADHNEGRRNVFLKALDAVGLGFDS
- a CDS encoding family 43 glycosylhydrolase; protein product: MNTDDAALHKSRLHSSRTRHLPRRGWITAALTLLVLMLAPAPSATAEAIVQPVAADPSVVRASDGMFYMYTTADDWGDGQGMHNMSIFKSADLMDWMYLGDVFPDRPAWHPDGKLAWAPNVLETDGHYSLYYSLYDDANPCIGLATADRPTGPWNDLGRPVFCAHDVGVGGTIDPFVWDDGTTKTMFVGNFQGVHAIPLSADGTAAAGEPVRVADERFEGPYVEFHDGYYYLFLSAGNCCNGADTAYRVLVGRSESLTGPYLDRKGQDLNDGGGALILAGSEPWAGPGHNTVVSDDAGADWIVYHAIPRDNRDLPSGARRREGMIDRIVWANGWPEVGDGSPASTGPANPDTDLPVRVTLRADSDTTLPGDGGTVDATMLVEAPDDRPYTGQVWVSAVSPDNRTSDPFFGPIDVDLQPGEVLEEAITYTVPGDAVAGTYYAYAFAGSYPDETVEFGTIHAVKTGDEARISPVRSVSLHLGKLAR
- a CDS encoding cupin domain-containing protein, which gives rise to MTAVHTDESWLSGPHTAARTADLTYHRLPADQVVGEGAPLVGERVLGDFAGVTVGMWEIEPSVSCDVEIDEVFVVLSGDATVQFEDGTPDLDLGPGSVVRVRAGQKTRWIVRDTLRKVFLAAPTP
- a CDS encoding beta-1,6-N-acetylglucosaminyltransferase — protein: MTDNSGRVKPPCIHCGTIALVKIVYLVLAHHNAPHFKRNTAALGEGGSPIFAHVDAKADESLFRVDGINFTAKRENVRWGGWSLVQATLNLMHAASSVVEPDDYVILLSGDSYPLQSQASISKFLPDARNGIQYINSLPFPSPVAEKPLTRLSRLYVEYDPRSERRNVIPRAINKMKIPRPYKRAVDGRSLFCGSQWWALTGAAFQWLMAEQVAAEKLTRFCRHMFVPDEFYFHTLLGQCPEMREVRRNLIFADWYRPTGPRPSIIDSQHVDQLSLPGALLMENRGYLAGPALFARKFPADSEHLISRIREEVWPNAIPATGAEFTGVIQD